CGGTTCGAACTGCGATCGCGACTCTGTGCAGGCACTGTCCCATCTGGGGATCGACACCGAGCTCGTGTGGCACGAGGACGGACTCCCGGAGGATGTCGAGGGCGTCATGCTCCCCGGTGGGTTCTCCTACGGTGACTACCTGCGAGCGGGTGCGATGGCGGCACGGTCGCCGATCATGCAGGAGGTCCGCGAGGTCGCGGCCGAGGGCGTCCCGGTGCTGGGCGTCTGCAACGGTGCGCAGATCGGCTGTGAGTCGGCGCTGACGCCCGGTGCGTTCACGACGAATCGGAGCGCACGCTTCCAGTGTGAGCACGTCCACCTCCGCGTCGAGAACGCCGACACGCCGTGGACGGCCGCCTACGACGAGGGGCAGGTCGTCGAGTTCCCGATCGCGCACGGCGAAGGCCGCTTCGAGATCGACGACGACCGACTCGAAGCACTGGAAGCCGACGACCGGATTCTGTTCAAGTACTGTGACGAGAGCGGCGCGGTCCACGACGGTGCGAACCCGAACGGGTCGAAGCACAACGTCGCCGGCATCACGGGCGAGGACGACACGGTCGCCGTCATGATGCCCCACCCCGAGCGCGTCTCGCTGCCCGACATCGGTGCCGTTGAGGGCCAGGGCGTCCTCCGCGGATTCGCGGAGGCGTAGTCCGCGAATCGTTGTGGGGACGATTTCTATCGAACGAGTGTGCGCGCTCATACTGCCGGCTGTAACTGTTTCAAGATATTCGCGACCCCGTGGTCGCGAAATTCTTCACAGACTTACAGCCGGCAGTATCAGAAGGTCCCGTCTGCGGGTGCGCTGGCGTCGCCGGAACTCACGTCGGTGTCGCGAGTGAGGGGCGGTTCACCGTACTCTTCTTCGTACGCGTCGGCGAAGCCGCTGCCCCAGACGTAGAAGATCGCCGACTGAAAGACGAACTGTACCCACGGGACCGCCAGCAAGCCAACGATCGTGAAGCCGAGGACACTCCCGACGACCGAGGCGATGATGTTGACGGCGAACGCGAGCAACACGGCAACCAGCATCGTCCGGTTGGTCACGAGCGTCTTGACGACGTCGAGATCGAAGGCCGCTGAGACGCTGTCCTTACGGACGAAGTTCGCCGTCGCGACCGGCACGGCGACGGCGACTGCGATCACGCCCAGGAAGTAACACAGCACGCCAATCAACACCGCGACGAAGAACAGCCCCTCGTTCCCGGACGCCACTCCGAGGACGGCGACGATCGCAGCGGGAATCATCGCGACGAGCAGCGCACCGATCGTGTACGGGAGCACGACGAGGAGGTATCTGAGACCGTCGACCGTCGCCTCGACCAGATCGAGTTCGTCCCACTCGGGAGGCGTCGCTGTATCGCCACCGAGTACTCGGCGCATGACTTCGAGCATGTACCCCTGGAAGGTAAACAGCGGCACGACGAAGATACCCAGAATCACGACCAGCCCACCGATCCCGACACGCTTGAGCCAATCGTCTCCCTGCAACTGATACTTGATCGAATCTTCCAACATAGATGATTGGGAATCCTATGGAGACGGGATATAAGTTGTGCATGTACTCATCCGAGCACTCGGTCTTCACGAACCGATCGCCACACCGTCGGCTAGACGAGTACCGCCTCGGAGGATGGGAACGAGGGGCCATGGAGCGTGTGACAAGATCCTGACCCCTAACCGTCGGTATGAGATCCAGGAATAAAAAGACGGGGTTACCGGAGTGAAAGTGAAAATGGGTGTAAGGCGACACCTACTGGCACTCTCTACAGACCAGCGAGTTAGCGAGAGCCCCAGTTCCTGGCCGGGACCGGGGACGGTTATCGGGCCAGGGGGACCGAGTAACTCGCTTCGCGCTCGACGACGGCGTCCCAGGTCGCCTCACAGTCACAGGTGACTTGCTCGAAGACGCTCGGGTCCTGGCGGAGGTCGAAGTCCTTGATCGCGCGCTGGGCGCGGTCGTCACACTCTCCGCAGTTGTGTGGGCCGCGATCGCTCCCGTGGCCGACGGGGTCCGAGACGACGATCACGTCCTCGTCGGCAGTCGACTCCAGCACCTCGCACACCGACCAGAGCCACGGGGGCCGGTACCCCTGGTCGTGAAACAGCTCTTCGACCATCGTGTACCGCTGGACGTTACAGGGGTTCATCGAGACGGTGTGACACCCCTCGACGTCGGCGCACTTGCGCACGGAACGTCGCATGTCTTCGATCGCCTCCGACTCCGTGAGGAAGGGCGGTTTCATCAGGAGATACGCCTTGACGCCGCCACCGGCGGCCTGTGCCTGTGCGGCCGCGTCCTCGAAGTCCGCAAAGTCGAAGTACTTGTTCACGCAGTCCCGGCGAACGCGATCTGTCGCCGTTTCGAGGCCGACCGCGATGTCGGTCTCCAGTCCCGCATCGACGAACTCGGCGACCTTCGCACGGTCGACGAAGTCGGGCAGGGACTCGACGACGATCCGGTCGCGGTCGGCGAACTCAGAAGCGATCGCGCGCCGCGTCTCGGCACCGACCTCGCGTTCGTCGAGGAAACTCCCGGACGTGTAGATCTTGATGAGGCCGGCCTTCTCGTCGGCTTCCTCGGCCTCGTGGTCGAGACAGTACTGGATCTGAGCCATCAGGTCCTCGTGGGCGACGCTGCCGCCGTCGACGCTCTCGGCGACGTAGCCACACATCGTACAGCCACCGGCGCGGGCCCACCGGCAGCCGCCGGTGTTGAGGATGATCGTCAGGCTCTGGTAGACGCCGTCGGGCGTGTTGTCCTCGTCGAGCCAGACGCGGGTCGGTTCGCGGGGATCGTAGGACGCGTCGTTGCGCGAGCGGACCTCGCGCATCACCTTGTTGTGGGCGTCCATGCCCTTCCCCTGTTCGTAGACTTCGGGCGTGGGCGTGCTCATTGTCGGGCAAAGCGGGGCTGTGCGTAAAGCGGCTTCGCTACGGGCCGCCGTCGGACGGAGACTTCGTCGCCTCGGCTGCGACCGGTTCGAAGCGCAGTCTGGCCGCGACGACGCCCCACCCGGCGGCGATCACGGACGCGCCGACGGCGTTTGCGAGCACGTCGAGACGACTGAACTGCCGGTAGGCCAGTGGCAACTGGACGAGTTCGACCACGAAGCCAAACGCCACCGCGAGGACGAACACCGCCACGGCGGCCCTCCGTGGCTCCCACTCGGCCAGCGCGTAGGCAAGCACCGTCGCGAGGCCGCCGTATGCCAAGACGTGGAGGTACTTGTCGATCCCGAACACGCCGAGCGGACCCGTTATCCGGCTGGCCGAGCCTGGACGAAGCACCGAGACGATCAGAATCACGGCTGCGACGCAGCCGACGATCAGCCAGCGCACCCAGTTGGGGACGAGTGGGAGCCGACGTGACATACCGGCGACTGGCCGGCGACGCACCAAAGGTCTTGCTGCGCGCTCACCGTGCGATCGGTTCCCAGATCACCAGAACAGCTATCGACGATGGCCCTGTGACCGGCGTATGGACCTCGTCGAGGCGACGCGAGACGACGCCGAACTGCTCGCCGAGTACTGGTTCCAGCTGGCCAGCGAGATGGAGCCGTACTCGGAGCTGAACGAACTGGCCCACGACGATCCCGAAGACGTCGTCGAGGGCATCGCACGGCACCACATCGACGGTGACGACACCACGGCCTTCCTGCTGGAAGTCGACGACCGGACGGTCGGCTCGGTGCTCGTCCGGGAAGGCGAACACCCCTCGCGAGCACTGGACAGGTACCTCCAGATCGTCGACCTGTTCGTCGAGCAGGGCCACAGAAGTCGGGGCCACGGCACTGCGGCCATCGAGTGCGTCGAGCGACTCGCGCGCGAACGCGGCGTCGACTACCTGAAAGTCTCCTGTGAGTGGGCCAACGAGGGGGCGCGCAGCTTCTACGAGGACAACGGCTTCACCGAGAAACAGGTGACCTACACGCAACGAGTCGAGTGAGCGCGATCAGTCGCCGCTCACGAGCGTGCCGTCCTCCTCGTCGATGAGCCCGCGCTTGATCGCGGCGTCGATGATCGCGTCGAACTCCCGGTCGCTGATCTCGTAGGCGCTCGTCGCGATATCGTGGATCTCGGCGCGTTCGACCGGGAACTCGCGGTTCTGGAGGAGTCGCATCACCTTGTTGTACTCCAGTGCCGTCAGGGACGGTCCGTCGTCGTCCTCGCCCGTGTCGCCGGCACTGTGTGTCTGCTGCGTTCGGTCGGCCTCGGCGTCGTCGCTCGCGTCCTGGCCGTCCCGTCTGGCACCGTCGCGTCGCTCGGCGCTCTCGGCCCGGCGTTCGTCCGGAGCGCGGTCCGTCCGTGTCTCGCCGTCGCGACGGCGGTTGACACCGTGCTCGTCGCCCGTCCCGTTGTGCGAGTAACTCGACCCGGTTCGCTGGGTCTGGCCGTCGGCGTCGGACTGGGACGACTCGCCGCCGTCGTCGGAGCGCCCCTCGCGTGCAGGTTCCGAATCCGGCTTCGTGTCGTTGCTCGCGTCCGTCGGCTGTTCGTCAGCTCCGGAGTCCTCTCTCTCGGTCGCCGTGATCGGCTCGTCGTCGAGAAGCGCTCCCTCTGGGTCGAGGTCCGGCACGTCGTCTACGGCAGCGGTGGCGTCCCCGTCGTCGCTGGCTTCGACGACGGTCTCGACGACGTGTGCGAGCTTCTGGCGACAGCTCGGACACAGCGAGACGGCTCGTTGCTGGTCGTCGGTCGGGTCCAGTGACGCCGGCACGACCTGGTAGGGCTCGATCTGGGCGTCGAGGGCGGCTCCACAGAAGTAACACGAGGATAGCTGTTCCATGCTCACCCGTGTGGTACGCGAGAACATAAATGGTCGCGCCACGGAGCCCGATCAGCTGTCCGCGTGCGCGAACACGAACGAACGGAGCAGCTTCCCGGCGAGCACCGCGGCCTGCCCGTCGTCGCGGTCGTTGACCTCCACCACGTCGAAGCCGACGGCGTGGGGCGCGACCGCCCGAACCACGTCGCGTAGCACACGTGGGGTCAGCCCAAACGGCTCTTTGGTCCCCGTGCCGGGCGCGAAGCCCGGATCGGCGGCGTCGATGTCGAGCGAGCAGTACACCCGCTCGTCCTCGAAGTCGGGCTCCCAGTCCGCGACCGCGTCGGGCTCGACGACGGTCACGTCGGCCTCGCTCGCACGCTCCCACTCGCTTCGACAGCCGCTGCGGGCACCCAGGACGATCGCCCGGTCGGCGACGTCCAGCGCGTGACGCGTGACGGTCGCGTGGCTCAGGGGGTTGCCGGCGTACTCCTCGCGGAGGTCGAGGTGGGCGTCGAGACAGCAAAACACGTCCGGATCGAGCGCCCGAACCCCGGCGACAGAGACGGTGTGTTCCCCGCCGACCAGGAGCGGTATCGCCCCGTCGTCGGCGTAGTCCCGGACGGTCCCGCGGAGAAAGGCCAGATAGTCGGCCACGTCGTCGGTCGGACCGATGTCGCCGTGGTCGGCGACCGCGAGGTCGGTGAACCGCTGGTCGGTCCGCCGATCGTAGTCCTCGAACGACTCGGCGTAGTGGCGGACGCGGCGCGGCCCGAAGCGCGTTCCGGGCTCGAACGTCGTCGAGGCGTCGAGTGGCGCACCGACGACGACGTAGTCGGCCGCGTCGGGGTCTGTGGCCGCGC
Above is a genomic segment from Halomicrobium sp. LC1Hm containing:
- a CDS encoding arginase family protein, whose amino-acid sequence is MFPGAATDPDAADYVVVGAPLDASTTFEPGTRFGPRRVRHYAESFEDYDRRTDQRFTDLAVADHGDIGPTDDVADYLAFLRGTVRDYADDGAIPLLVGGEHTVSVAGVRALDPDVFCCLDAHLDLREEYAGNPLSHATVTRHALDVADRAIVLGARSGCRSEWERASEADVTVVEPDAVADWEPDFEDERVYCSLDIDAADPGFAPGTGTKEPFGLTPRVLRDVVRAVAPHAVGFDVVEVNDRDDGQAAVLAGKLLRSFVFAHADS
- a CDS encoding DUF4013 domain-containing protein, which produces MLEDSIKYQLQGDDWLKRVGIGGLVVILGIFVVPLFTFQGYMLEVMRRVLGGDTATPPEWDELDLVEATVDGLRYLLVVLPYTIGALLVAMIPAAIVAVLGVASGNEGLFFVAVLIGVLCYFLGVIAVAVAVPVATANFVRKDSVSAAFDLDVVKTLVTNRTMLVAVLLAFAVNIIASVVGSVLGFTIVGLLAVPWVQFVFQSAIFYVWGSGFADAYEEEYGEPPLTRDTDVSSGDASAPADGTF
- a CDS encoding archaeosine biosynthesis radical SAM protein RaSEA, which gives rise to MSTPTPEVYEQGKGMDAHNKVMREVRSRNDASYDPREPTRVWLDEDNTPDGVYQSLTIILNTGGCRWARAGGCTMCGYVAESVDGGSVAHEDLMAQIQYCLDHEAEEADEKAGLIKIYTSGSFLDEREVGAETRRAIASEFADRDRIVVESLPDFVDRAKVAEFVDAGLETDIAVGLETATDRVRRDCVNKYFDFADFEDAAAQAQAAGGGVKAYLLMKPPFLTESEAIEDMRRSVRKCADVEGCHTVSMNPCNVQRYTMVEELFHDQGYRPPWLWSVCEVLESTADEDVIVVSDPVGHGSDRGPHNCGECDDRAQRAIKDFDLRQDPSVFEQVTCDCEATWDAVVEREASYSVPLAR
- a CDS encoding GNAT family N-acetyltransferase, whose protein sequence is MDLVEATRDDAELLAEYWFQLASEMEPYSELNELAHDDPEDVVEGIARHHIDGDDTTAFLLEVDDRTVGSVLVREGEHPSRALDRYLQIVDLFVEQGHRSRGHGTAAIECVERLARERGVDYLKVSCEWANEGARSFYEDNGFTEKQVTYTQRVE
- a CDS encoding VanZ family protein; amino-acid sequence: MSRRLPLVPNWVRWLIVGCVAAVILIVSVLRPGSASRITGPLGVFGIDKYLHVLAYGGLATVLAYALAEWEPRRAAVAVFVLAVAFGFVVELVQLPLAYRQFSRLDVLANAVGASVIAAGWGVVAARLRFEPVAAEATKSPSDGGP
- the purQ gene encoding phosphoribosylformylglycinamidine synthase I, which translates into the protein MTVAVVRFGGSNCDRDSVQALSHLGIDTELVWHEDGLPEDVEGVMLPGGFSYGDYLRAGAMAARSPIMQEVREVAAEGVPVLGVCNGAQIGCESALTPGAFTTNRSARFQCEHVHLRVENADTPWTAAYDEGQVVEFPIAHGEGRFEIDDDRLEALEADDRILFKYCDESGAVHDGANPNGSKHNVAGITGEDDTVAVMMPHPERVSLPDIGAVEGQGVLRGFAEA